One window of the Triticum dicoccoides isolate Atlit2015 ecotype Zavitan chromosome 3B, WEW_v2.0, whole genome shotgun sequence genome contains the following:
- the LOC119277134 gene encoding uncharacterized protein LOC119277134, whose translation MARRGGMVVVGCCLLVALALACGVASAQPSENGPPTKLPPKATFQTITIPKNSTKRLYAVTCRERRGKPCVVSCPSRCPNKCLAYCKYCMAFCVCDLVPGSSCGDPRFTGGDGNTFYFHGKKDQDFCILSDEALHINAHFIGNHNPAIRRNFTWIQAIGVSFGQHRLYVGARKAAIWDEEEDHIHIMLDGKAVDVETVKNTRWVSKALPSLSVTRIDTVNAVMVELDGVFGISVNAVPITEEDSRIHNYGKTGSDSLVHLDLGFKFHSLTKSVHGVLGQTYQPEYVSKVDISAKMPIMGGAPKYLSSSLFSTDCAVSKFRSNNVAGSVITFAS comes from the exons AtggcgcggcgcggcggcatggtggtggtAGGCTGCTGCCTCCTGGTGGCACTCGCGCTGGCGTGCGGCGTGGCGTCGGCGCAACCCTCGGAGAATGGTCCGCCCACGAAGCTCCCGCCCAAGGCCACGTTCCAGACCATCACCATCCCCAAAAACAGCACCAAGAGGCTGTACGCGGTCACCTGCCGCGAGAGGCGCGGAAAGCCTTGCGTCGTGTCCTGCCCAAGCCGCTGCCCCAACAAGTGCCTCGCCTACTGCAAATACTGCATGGCATTCTGCG TGTGTGATCTCGTCCCGGGGAGCTCGTGCGGAGACCCCCGCTTCACCGGCGGGGACGGCAACACCTTCTACTTCCACGGCAAGAAGGACCAGGATTTTTGCATCCTCTCCGACGAGGCCCTCCACATCAACGCCCACTTCATCGGCAACCACAACCCCGCCATAAGGCGCAACTTCACGTGGATCCAGGCCATCGGCGTCAGCTTCGGCCAGCACCGCCTCTACGTCGGCGCTCGCAAGGCCGCCATctgggacgaggaggaggaccacATCCACATCATGTTGGACGGCAAGGCCGTCGATGTGGAGACCGTCAAGAACACCCGGTGGGTCTCCAAGGCCTTGCCCTCCTTGTCCGTCACGCGCATCGACACGGTGAATGCCGTCATGGTGGAGCTCGACGGCGTGTTCGGCATCTCCGTCAACGCGGTGCCGATCACCGAGGAGGACTCCAGGATCCACAACTACGGCAAGACCGGGAGCGACAGCCTCGTGCACCTTGACCTCGGCTTCAAGTTCCATTCCCTCACCAAGAGCGTCCACGGCGTGCTCGGCCAGACCTACCAGCCGGAGTATGTCAGCAAGGTAGACATCAGCGCCAAGATGCCTATCATGGGCGGCGCACCGAAATACCTATCCTCCAGTCTTTTCTCCACGGATTGCGCCGTCTCCAAGTTCCGCAGCAACAACGTCGCCGGGAGTGTCATCACCTTTGCCTCGTAA